One Chitinispirillum alkaliphilum genomic region harbors:
- a CDS encoding UbiA prenyltransferase, producing the protein MAGKIKKLLDLLFLLRIPLMVPVWTILLLGWVTGNDAAIVSQSFLNPFNPAMAELFKAIGAFSLSVAFIYVVNQIADIESDRINKKLFILPQKLISLPSAWITAGLCAAGGLTLAYHIGVDMLILNILALILGVLYNLPPASLKDRAIGGVAANALGHGMLTFLVGWFVAKGDQILTPDLIKTGLISSLAPAFANGAVFLATTIPDAEGDKITGKKTFCVSYGKRKTASTAALMCAFALLFSFFMEYNYWVMAVPSAISLFFFLNFAITTKKESAFYSFKWPVFLLSVFIAIFVPMYAVMIIVIFFFSRFYYKWRFGIEYPTFKSK; encoded by the coding sequence TTGGCTGGAAAAATCAAAAAACTTCTCGATCTGCTGTTTTTACTCAGAATTCCGCTAATGGTACCAGTCTGGACAATACTTCTGCTGGGTTGGGTTACCGGTAATGATGCTGCCATTGTAAGCCAATCATTTCTTAACCCTTTTAACCCTGCCATGGCAGAACTTTTCAAAGCCATCGGAGCATTTTCACTTTCAGTGGCATTTATTTATGTGGTAAATCAGATCGCCGACATCGAAAGCGACCGAATAAACAAAAAACTCTTTATTCTTCCTCAGAAACTCATATCCCTGCCAAGCGCCTGGATAACGGCGGGGTTATGTGCCGCCGGTGGGCTGACCCTGGCATATCATATTGGTGTGGATATGCTGATTTTAAACATTTTAGCCCTGATTTTGGGAGTTCTCTACAACCTCCCCCCTGCCAGTTTAAAGGACAGAGCAATTGGCGGAGTGGCTGCAAATGCCCTTGGACATGGAATGCTTACTTTTTTGGTGGGCTGGTTTGTTGCAAAAGGAGATCAAATTCTTACACCAGATCTGATCAAAACCGGCCTTATCTCTTCATTAGCCCCGGCATTTGCAAATGGAGCGGTTTTTCTGGCTACTACGATTCCCGATGCAGAAGGGGATAAAATCACAGGAAAAAAAACATTCTGTGTGAGCTATGGAAAGAGAAAAACAGCTTCAACAGCAGCCCTGATGTGTGCTTTTGCACTATTATTCTCTTTCTTCATGGAATACAACTACTGGGTTATGGCAGTTCCATCTGCTATAAGCCTCTTTTTTTTCCTTAATTTTGCAATTACCACCAAAAAAGAGTCTGCCTTTTACTCCTTTAAATGGCCGGTCTTTCTGCTCAGTGTGTTTATCGCCATATTTGTGCCGATGTATGCAGTAATGATTATTGTGATTTTCTTTTTCAGCCGGTTTTACTACAAATGGCGCTTTGGAATCGAATACCCTACTTTTAAATCAAAATGA